A region from the Acyrthosiphon pisum isolate AL4f chromosome A1, pea_aphid_22Mar2018_4r6ur, whole genome shotgun sequence genome encodes:
- the LOC100164629 gene encoding lysine-rich arabinogalactan protein 19-like has translation MNTFGIVTALVVAYITTVQATCCNGFPPSCCGLGPPCYPTPPPACLPALACLPTPACLPAPPCCPPPPCCPPPPCCPAPPCCLAPPCCPAPPSCPAPPCCPAAPCCVAPPCSPACIPAPPISPATLASLLASLKSSAPFSLLAPLACGAPPCRPACGPTPTFAATLSVPAPAPQVIAPGPACGPLLVQLPSVAGQCAPIVVPAGPAPNLLVKLNQCPAPAPIILPGCAPGPIIINDGNVVKEQSITCAPAPQSNKIFFALPAPLPTAPIVLPPAPLPKVFFNPGLYVQKPDIVYQSPVGLPQLYMIPPPCGCPTPCYPPPGPCNLPPVLAKVPACCC, from the exons atgaATACTTTTGGAATCGTAACAGCTTTAGTGGTGGCTTACATTACTACG gTCCAAGCAACATGTTGTAATGGATTTCCACCATCTTGCTGTGGACTAGGGCCACCTTGTTACCCAACACCACCACCTGCATGTCTTCCAGCCCTTGCATGTCTTCCCACCCCTGCATGTCTTCCAGCCCCACCATGTTGTCCACCGCCACCATGTTGTCCACCTCCACCATGTTGTCCAGCCCCACCATGTTGTCTAGCCCCACCATGCTGTCCAGCCCCACCTAGTTGTCCAGCCCCACCATGTTGTCCAGCCGCACCATGTTGTGTAGCCCCACCATGTTCACCAGCGTGCATACCAGCTCCACCTATTAGTCCTGCGACACTAGCCTCTTTATTAGCTTCCCTTAAATCATCGGCACCTTTCTCGCTTCTTGCCCCACTCGCTTGCGGCGCACCTCCCTGTAGACCAGCCTGTGGGCCCACCCCAACCTTTGCTGCTACTCTGTCGGTTCCCGCACCGGCACCACAGGTCATCGCTCCAGGACCAGCGTGTGGACCACTTTTGGTCCAATTACCGTCAGTAGCCGGACAGTGCGCACCAATCGTCGTTCCCGCTGGGCCAGCACCTAATCTGCTAGTCAAGCTGAACCAATGTCCAGCACCCGCCCCAATCATACTTCCAGGTTGTGCACCCGGACCTATCATCATCAACGATGGAAACGTAGTTAAGGAACAGTCTATCACGTGCGCACCAGCTCCACAGTCGAACAAAATATTCTTCGCATTGCCAGCCCCATTACCGACTGCACCGATCGTTTTGCCACCAGCACCATTACCAAAAGTATTCTTCAACCCCGGTCTGTACGTTCAAAAACCTGATATCGTTTATCAGTCACCAGTTGGTTTACCACAACTGTATATGATTCCGCCACCATGCGGATGTCCAACACCGTGCTACCCACCACCCGGTCCATGCAACCTGCCACCAGTCCTCGCCAAGGTCCCGGCTTGCTGTTGTTAA
- the LOC100571012 gene encoding radial spoke head 1 homolog, giving the protein MNRGNYSDVEDEDNFGEYMPEDEYGGESDFAHNALSVIGAYKGQRNSEDERHGFGKAILPNGDAYVGTYKNGKRHGRGQYRFVNGAIYQGCYREGLRNGKGVMVYNDKSKYEGYWIDNKKDGEGIFKFKNNDKFSGSWKSDMKHGSGTYTFCKTGAVLKGIWLNDKRVKNFQVFYPIGDGTGFTYHGTWDENESVAGKGYFVFGHLKCMQSGVYVENPFYDNAESIALQSKMCKSIWLSQEILPIISGMLPRLPKTRSVARARSSCDTSFLADKMPAVDVAASTMSGMELYEHRDDLWAEMEEIETESRLNMQGVDAKSSDSNDQNE; this is encoded by the exons atgaATAGAGGAAATTATTCTGACGTCGAGGATGAAGATAATTTTGGCGAATACATGCCAGAAGACGAATACGGCGGCGAAAGCGATTTTGCGCACAATGCATTGTCTGTAATAGGG GCGTACAAAGGCCAACGTAATAGCGAAGATGAGCGTCATGGATTCGGAAAAGCCATCTTACCGAACGGCGACGCCTATGTGGGGACGTATAAAAATGGAAAGAGGCACGGCCGCGGGCAGTACAGATTTGTGAACGGTGCCATTTACCAGGGTTGTTACAGGGAAGGTCTGAGGAACGGCAAAGGAGTGATGGTCTATAATGACAAGAGCAAATATGAAG GTTATTGGATAGACAATAAAAAAGACGGCGAAGGGATTTTCAAGTTTAAGAACAATGACAAGTTTTCCGGATCGTGGAAGTCTGATATGAAACACGGTTCGGGAACCTATACGTTTTGTAAGACCGGAGCCGTTTTGAAGGGAATATGGCTAAATGACAAAAGAGTCAAAAACTTTCAAGTTTTCTATCCGATTGGTGACGGTACTGGTTTCACTTATCACGGTACGTGGGATGAAAACGAATCG GTTGCCGGGAAAGGATATTTTGTGTTCGGCCATCTAAAGTGCATGCAAAGTGGCGTATACGTCGAAAACCCGTTTTATGATAACGCGGAATCTATCGCACTACAAAGCAAGATGTGCA AGTCTATTTGGTTGTCACAAGAAATACTGCCGATCATAAGTGGCATGTTGCCGCGTTTGCCAAAAACGCGGTCAGTGGCCAGAGCGAGATCTTCGTGCGACACGAGTTTTCTGGCTGACAAAATGCCTGCGGTTGACGTAGCGGCGTCGACGATGAGTGGCATGGAGCTGTACGAGCACAGAGACGACCTTTGGGCTGAAATGGAAGAAATAGAAACCGAGTCGAGACTCAATATGCAGGGAGTCGATGCAAAGTCATCGGATTCTAACGATCAAAACGAATGA
- the LOC100159838 gene encoding leucine-rich repeat-containing protein 51-like: protein MNDSSQNVPKNQHIDPKFVQDIKIGKPLDYSTKNLRTLDKLINETPLSARVHGVPVRGVNKRFICGAIWLNNNYLTSLQGLTKSVEELLELPAYLIWIDISYNEFKNIRQEFLHFKNLRILYMHGNHINDILDVVKLKSLLKLRTLTLHGNPISRLVNYRSLVLFYLPQIKSLDFSLITRQERSVTSPIACSTVNKIN, encoded by the exons ATGAACGATTCAAGTCAAAACGTGCCAAAAAATCAACACATTGATCCTAAGTTTGTACAAGACATTAAAATAGGGAAGCCTTTGGATTATTCGACCAAAAACCTCAGGACGCTTGACA AACTAATAAACGAGACACCGTTGTCGGCCAGAGTCCACGGAGTTCCCGTCAGAGGCGTCAACAAGAGGTTCATCTGTGGGGCCATTTggttgaataataactatttaacaaGCTTGCAGGGCTTGACCAAATCAGTCGAAGAGCTGCTCGAATTGCCGGCATATTTGATTTGGATTGACATTtcttataatgaatttaaaaacattagacAG gaaTTTCTTCACTTTAAAAATTTGAGGATACTGTACATGCACGGAAACCATATAAATGACATTTTGGACGTTGTAAAACTAAAATCACTTTTAAAACTACGAACATTAACTCTACACGGAAATCCGATATCCCGGCTAGTTAATTATCGTTCTCTTGTATTGTTTTACCTTCCGCAGATTAAAAGTTTAGACTTTTCATTAATCACTCGTCAGGAGAGAAGTGTTACTTCACCAATAGCCTGTAGCAcagtgaacaaaataaattag
- the LOC100570818 gene encoding vegetative cell wall protein gp1 encodes MNNFGIIAILALACLAKVNATPCGGCGCQAPCLPLPCLPAPPCCPPPCLPAPPCCPPACLPAPPCPPCIPAPPISPAALASLLATLKAAAPYSPLTPLPVAPPCKPACGPAPTVATTLSVPAPAPQVIAPGPAPGPLIVQLPSVAGKCAPIVVPAGPAPNLLVKLNQCPAPAPIILPGAAPGPIVINDGNVVKEQSVTCAPAPQSNKIFFALPAPLPTPPVVLPPAPLPKVFFNPGLYVQKPDIVYQTPVGLPQLFLIPPPCGCPAPCYPPPGLCNLPPVLAKVPACCC; translated from the exons atgaataattttggaATCATTGCCATCTTGGCGTTGGCTTGCTTAGCCAag gttaACGCCACTCCATGTGGTGGATGTGGATGTCAAGCCCCATGCCTTCCACTCCCATGTCTTCCAGCCCCACCATGCTGTCCACCCCCATGTCTCCCAGCCCCACCATGCTGCCCTCCCGCTTGTCTTCCAGCCCCACCCTGCCCACCATGCATTCCAGCACCACCTATTAGTCCAGCAGCACTAGCATCTTTATTGGCTACTCTTAAAGCTGCGGCACCTTACTCGCCCCTTACTCCACTCCCTGTCGCTCCACCTTGTAAACCAGCTTGTGGACCAGCCCCAACCGTAGCCACAACCCTGTCGGTTCCCGCGCCAGCACCTCAGGTCATCGCTCCAGGACCAGCTCCAGGACCCTTGATAGTCCAATTGCCGTCAGTAGCCGGAAAGTGCGCACCGATCGTCGTTCCCGCCGGTCCAGCCCCTAATCTGCTCGTCAAACTGAACCAATGCCCAGCACCCGCCCCAATTATACTTCCAGGTGCGGCACCTGGACCTATCGTCATCAACGATGGAAACGTAGTTAAGGAACAATCTGTCACGTGTGCACCAGCTCCACAGTCGAACAAAATATTCTTCGCATTGCCAGCTCCATTACCGACTCCACCGGTCGTTTTGCCACCAGCTCCATTACCAAAAGTATTCTTCAACCCCGGTCTGTACGTCCAAAAACCTGATATCGTATACCAAACCCCAGTTGGTCTACCACAATTGTTTTTGATTCCACCACCATGCGGATGTCCAGCACCGTGCTATCCACCACCCGGTCTATGCAACTTGCCACCAGTCCTCGCCAAGGTCCCAGCTTGCTGTTGTTAG
- the LOC100572369 gene encoding vegetative cell wall protein gp1-like, whose protein sequence is MKDDKLSLIIVVIFLISLEERERIKNNAFLFFVYKSYTTSMCDHHWLHSWNFIILHSLTLRNINLLTKKKKMITSRVVLILALACLTKAKAVPCGNYPYPPPCQLNPYFLPPPPPCPPPCPLPCLPPCPPPCPPPCLPPCFLPCPPPCPPPCPPPCPPPCPPPCPPPCSLPCLPPCPPPCPPPCFLPCPPPCPLPCPLPCLPPCLPPCPPPCPPPCPPPCPPPCPPPCPPPCPPPCPPPCFLPCPPPCPPPCPLPCLPPCPPPCPPPCPPPCFLPQNLIPVPITPLPCAPPCAPPCAPPCAPPCACPPPPCSPCYPGCGLSPYC, encoded by the exons atgAAGGATGATAAGTTATCATTGATAATTGTGGTTATATTCCTAATCAGTTTGGAAGAACGTGaacgaataaaaaacaatgCTTTTctgtttttcgtatataaaagCTATACTACATCAATGTGTGATCATCATTGGTTACATTCATGGAACTTCATCATCTTACATTCATTAACTCTTCGTAACATTAatttgttaacaaaaaaaaaaaaaatgatcaccTCAAGAGTTGTTTTGATTTTGGCGTTAGCTTGTCTTACCAAG gCTAAAGCAGTTCCATGTGGAAATTATCCGTACCCTCCTCCTTGCCAGCTAAACCCTTATTTCCTACCACCACCTCCACCATGCCCACCACCCTGCCCACTACCTTGCTTACCACCGTGCCCACCACCATGCCCTCCACCATGCCTTCCACCATGCTTCCTACCATGCCCTCCACCATGTCCACCACCTTGCCCACCACCTTGCCCACCACCTTGCCCACCACCTTGCCCACCACCTTGCTCACTCCCTTGCTTACCACCGTGCCCACCACCATGCCCACCCCCATGCTTCCTACCATGTCCACCACCGTGCCCACTACCATGCCCCCTTCCTTGCTTACCACCATGCTTACCACCATGCCCTCCACCATGCCCTCCACCATGCCCTCCACCATGCCCTCCGCCATGCCCTCCACCATGCCCTCCACCATGCCCTCCACCATGCCCTCCACCATGCTTCCTACCATGCCCGCCACCTTGCCCACCACCTTGCCCACTCCCTTGCTTACCACCGTGCCCACCACCATGCCCACCACCATGTCCACCACCATGCTTCCTACCACAAAATTTAATACCAGTTCCAATAACTCCTTTACCATGTGCACCACCATGTGCACCACCATGTGCACCACCATGTGCACCCCCATGTGCATGTCCTCCTCCTCCATGCTCTCCATGCTATCCAGGATGCGGATTAAGCCCATATTGTTAA